One part of the uncultured Bacteroides sp. genome encodes these proteins:
- the pckA gene encoding phosphoenolpyruvate carboxykinase (ATP), which translates to MANLDLSKYGIVGATEILHNPSYEQLFVEETKAGLEGYEKGQETELGAVNVMTGVYTGRSPKDKFFVKDATTENTVWWTSDEYKNDNKPLSTESWNVLKGIVTKELSSKKLFVMDTFCGANENTRLKIRFIMEVAWQAHFVKNMFIRPTEEELANYGEPDFVVMNGSKTDAGENFAELGLNSKTFVVFNLTEKIQLIGGTWYGGEMKKGMFSYMNYLLPLQGMASMHCSANTNKDGETAIFFGLSGTGKTTLSTDPKRELIGDDEHGWDDEGVFNFEGGCYAKVINLSKENEPDIYAAIKRDALLENVTVDANGKINFDDKSVTENTRVSYPIYHIENIVKPVSKAPAAKKVIFLSADAFGVLPPVSILSPEQTQYYFLSGFTAKLAGTERGITEPTPTFSSCFGAAFLSLHPTKYAQELVKKMDKSGAKAYLVNTGWNGTGKRISIKDTRGIIDAILDGSIDKAETKTIPYFSFEVPTALPGVDPKILDPRDTYADAAQWEEKAKDLSARFIKNFAKFTGNEAGKALVAAGPQL; encoded by the coding sequence ATGGCAAACTTAGATTTAAGCAAGTATGGCATTGTAGGTGCAACTGAGATCCTACACAACCCATCTTACGAACAATTGTTCGTGGAAGAAACAAAAGCTGGTTTGGAAGGCTACGAAAAAGGTCAGGAAACAGAACTAGGCGCAGTTAATGTAATGACAGGTGTTTATACTGGTCGTTCTCCTAAAGATAAATTTTTCGTTAAAGACGCTACTACAGAAAATACTGTATGGTGGACTTCTGATGAATACAAGAATGATAACAAACCTCTTTCAACTGAAAGCTGGAATGTATTGAAAGGAATCGTTACTAAAGAACTTTCTAGCAAGAAACTTTTTGTAATGGATACTTTCTGTGGTGCTAACGAAAACACTCGTTTGAAGATTCGTTTCATCATGGAAGTAGCTTGGCAGGCACATTTCGTTAAGAATATGTTCATCCGCCCAACTGAAGAAGAATTGGCGAACTATGGCGAACCTGATTTCGTTGTAATGAATGGTTCTAAAACTGACGCTGGTGAGAACTTTGCTGAACTAGGTTTGAACTCTAAAACTTTTGTAGTATTCAACTTGACTGAAAAAATTCAGTTGATCGGTGGTACTTGGTATGGTGGTGAAATGAAGAAAGGTATGTTCTCTTACATGAACTACTTACTTCCATTACAAGGTATGGCTTCTATGCACTGCTCTGCAAATACAAATAAAGATGGCGAAACTGCAATCTTCTTTGGTTTGTCAGGAACAGGTAAAACTACTCTTTCTACAGATCCAAAACGTGAATTGATCGGTGATGACGAACACGGATGGGATGACGAAGGTGTATTCAACTTCGAAGGTGGTTGCTATGCTAAGGTTATTAACTTGAGCAAAGAAAACGAACCTGATATCTACGCAGCTATCAAACGTGACGCTCTTCTTGAAAACGTTACTGTTGATGCTAATGGTAAAATCAACTTCGATGATAAATCAGTAACAGAAAACACTCGTGTTTCTTACCCTATCTATCACATCGAAAACATCGTTAAGCCAGTTTCTAAGGCTCCTGCAGCTAAGAAGGTAATCTTCTTGTCAGCTGACGCATTCGGTGTTCTTCCTCCAGTATCTATCTTATCTCCAGAACAAACTCAATATTACTTTCTTTCTGGTTTCACTGCTAAATTAGCTGGAACAGAACGTGGTATTACTGAACCAACTCCAACATTCTCTTCTTGTTTCGGTGCAGCATTCCTTTCTTTACACCCAACAAAATATGCTCAGGAATTGGTTAAGAAGATGGATAAATCAGGTGCAAAAGCATACTTGGTTAACACTGGTTGGAATGGTACTGGTAAGAGAATCTCTATCAAAGATACAAGAGGTATTATCGATGCTATCCTTGATGGTTCAATCGACAAAGCTGAAACTAAGACTATCCCTTACTTCTCTTTTGAAGTTCCAACAGCTCTTCCAGGTGTAGATCCTAAGATCTTAGATCCTCGTGATACTTATGCTGATGCAGCTCAATGGGAAGAAAAAGCAAAAGATCTTTCTGCTCGTTTCATCAAGAACTTTGCTAAGTTCACAGGTAACGAAGCTGGTAAAGCATTAGTTGCTGCTGGTCCTCAACTTTAA
- the typA gene encoding translational GTPase TypA: protein MQNIRNIAIIAHVDHGKTTLVDKMLLAGHLFRDNQTSGELILDNNDLERERGITILSKNVSINYKGTKINIIDTPGHSDFGGEVERVLNMADGCVLLVDAFEGPMPQTRFVLQKALEIGLKPVVCINKVDKPNCRPEEVHEMVFDLMCSLDATEEQLNFPVIYGSAKNGWMSEDWQQPTDNILPLLDCIVENIPAPEFLEGTPQMLITSLDYSSFTGRIAIGRIHRGTLTENMAVSLVKRNGSIVKSKIKEVHVFEGLGRAKTTEVSSGDICALIGIENFDIGDSICDIENPEPLKPIAIDEPTMSMLFTINDSPFFGKDGKYVTSRHINDRLEKELDKNLALRVQKSETSDKWLVFGRGVLHLSVLIETMRREGYELQVGQPQVIYKEIDGRRCEPIEELTINVTEEYSSKIIDMVTRRKGEMTSMENNGERINMTFDMPSRGIIGLRTNVLTASAGEAIMAHRFKEYQPHKGEIERRTNGSIVAMEAGTAFAYAIDKLQDRGKFFIFPQEEVYAGQVVGEHCKDNDLVVNVTKSKKLTNTRASGTDDKARIIPPIVFSLEEALEYIKEDEYVEITPKHMRMRKVILDENERKRSSRS, encoded by the coding sequence ATGCAAAATATTAGAAACATTGCAATTATTGCCCATGTTGACCATGGGAAAACGACTTTAGTCGACAAGATGCTTTTAGCCGGACACTTGTTCCGCGACAATCAAACAAGTGGTGAATTAATTCTGGATAACAATGACCTCGAACGAGAAAGAGGTATAACAATTCTTTCAAAGAACGTTTCCATCAATTATAAAGGAACAAAAATCAACATTATTGATACTCCGGGACACTCTGACTTCGGTGGTGAAGTTGAGCGTGTGCTTAATATGGCTGACGGATGTGTATTATTGGTTGATGCTTTTGAAGGCCCAATGCCTCAAACACGTTTCGTTCTTCAAAAAGCACTTGAAATCGGTTTGAAACCTGTTGTTTGTATTAACAAGGTTGATAAACCAAACTGCCGTCCTGAAGAAGTTCACGAAATGGTATTCGATTTAATGTGTAGCCTTGATGCAACAGAAGAACAGTTAAACTTCCCGGTTATCTATGGTTCTGCAAAGAACGGATGGATGAGCGAAGACTGGCAACAGCCAACTGACAACATACTTCCTTTATTGGATTGCATCGTTGAAAATATTCCAGCTCCTGAATTTTTAGAAGGAACTCCTCAGATGTTAATCACATCACTGGATTATTCTTCATTTACAGGACGTATTGCCATTGGTCGTATTCACCGTGGTACATTAACAGAAAACATGGCTGTATCTTTGGTGAAAAGAAACGGTTCCATTGTTAAATCAAAAATTAAAGAGGTACATGTATTCGAAGGACTTGGACGTGCTAAAACAACAGAAGTCTCTTCCGGTGATATTTGTGCATTGATAGGTATAGAAAATTTTGATATCGGTGATTCAATCTGTGATATTGAGAATCCTGAGCCATTGAAACCAATTGCTATCGACGAGCCAACTATGAGTATGCTCTTCACAATCAATGATTCTCCTTTCTTTGGAAAAGATGGTAAATATGTAACATCTCGTCACATTAACGACCGCTTGGAAAAAGAGTTGGATAAGAACCTTGCTCTTCGTGTTCAAAAAAGTGAAACTTCTGATAAATGGTTAGTATTTGGTCGTGGTGTACTTCACTTGTCTGTCCTGATCGAAACTATGCGCCGTGAAGGATATGAACTTCAGGTAGGACAACCACAGGTTATCTATAAAGAAATTGATGGAAGAAGATGTGAACCTATTGAAGAACTTACAATCAATGTTACTGAAGAATATTCAAGTAAGATTATTGATATGGTTACTCGTAGAAAGGGCGAAATGACTTCTATGGAAAATAACGGCGAACGTATTAATATGACATTTGATATGCCTTCACGCGGTATCATCGGTTTACGTACCAACGTACTGACTGCATCTGCCGGAGAAGCTATCATGGCACACCGCTTCAAAGAATATCAACCACACAAGGGAGAAATCGAACGTCGTACCAACGGTTCTATTGTTGCAATGGAAGCAGGTACAGCATTTGCTTATGCAATCGACAAACTTCAGGATCGTGGTAAGTTCTTTATCTTCCCTCAGGAAGAAGTATATGCCGGACAAGTTGTTGGTGAGCACTGCAAAGACAACGACCTTGTGGTTAATGTAACCAAATCAAAGAAACTGACTAATACTCGTGCTTCCGGTACTGATGATAAAGCCAGAATTATTCCTCCTATTGTTTTCTCACTTGAAGAAGCGTTGGAATATATCAAGGAAGACGAATATGTAGAAATCACTCCTAAACACATGCGTATGCGTAAGGTCATCTTAGATGAAAATGAACGCAAACGTAGTTCAAGATCATAA
- the rpsO gene encoding 30S ribosomal protein S15, translating to MYLDVAKKQEIFEKYGKSNTDTGSPESQIALFSYRISHLTEHLKLNRKDYTTERSLTILVGKRRKLLNYLKNNDIERYRAIVKTLGLRK from the coding sequence ATGTATTTAGATGTAGCTAAAAAACAAGAAATCTTTGAAAAGTACGGAAAGTCTAACACTGATACTGGGTCACCTGAATCTCAGATAGCATTGTTCTCATACCGTATTTCTCACCTGACTGAGCACCTTAAGCTCAACAGAAAAGATTATACCACAGAGAGATCATTAACTATTTTGGTAGGTAAACGTCGTAAATTACTTAACTACCTTAAAAACAATGATATCGAAAGATATCGTGCTATTGTTAAGACTCTCGGATTAAGAAAGTAA
- a CDS encoding XRE family transcriptional regulator — MDNSKIVGEKIKALRESKEISIEDLAERSGLAVEQIERIENNIDIPSLAPLIKIARVLGVRLGTFLDDMTDEGPVLCRKKEASDTISFSNNAVRSRKHMEYHSLSKSKADRHMEPFIIDVAESSDNEFILSSHEGEEFIMVMEGTMEINYGKNTYVLEEGDSIYYDSIVPHHVHAFEGQAAKILAVIYTPI; from the coding sequence ATGGACAATAGTAAAATTGTAGGAGAGAAGATTAAAGCACTTCGTGAATCAAAAGAAATAAGTATTGAAGACTTGGCTGAACGTTCTGGTTTAGCGGTTGAGCAAATTGAACGTATTGAAAATAATATAGATATACCTTCATTGGCGCCACTGATCAAAATCGCACGTGTGCTGGGAGTACGTCTAGGTACATTCCTTGATGATATGACAGATGAAGGACCGGTGCTTTGTCGCAAGAAAGAGGCTTCTGATACCATTAGCTTCTCTAACAATGCTGTTCGTTCCCGCAAACATATGGAATACCATTCCCTTTCAAAATCGAAAGCTGATCGCCATATGGAACCTTTCATTATCGATGTTGCCGAAAGTTCGGATAATGAATTTATTCTTTCTTCTCATGAAGGTGAAGAATTCATTATGGTTATGGAAGGAACAATGGAAATTAACTATGGAAAGAACACGTATGTACTTGAAGAAGGAGATAGCATTTATTATGATTCTATTGTTCCTCACCACGTGCATGCTTTTGAAGGGCAAGCTGCTAAAATATTAGCCGTAATCTATACTCCTATTTAA
- a CDS encoding AMP-binding protein, whose amino-acid sequence MQLFDRTLGQWLEHWAEVTPDKEYIVYSDRNLRFTWKQFNDRVDEMAKGLLSIGVTKGSHVGIWATNVPDWLTYLYACAKIGAIYVTVNTNYKLSELEYLCKNSDMHTLCITNGDRDSDFVDMVYKMLPELKTCQRGHLESKHFPEMKNVVYIGQEKLRGMYNSQEILLLGRNIDNSGLDEAKKQVNCHDVVNMQYTSGTTGFPKGVMLSHHNIANNGYLTGEHMKFTADDKLCCCVPLFHCFGVVLASMNVLTHGCTQVMVERFDPLVVLASIHKERCTAVYGVPTMFIAELHHPMFDMFDLTSLRTGIMAGSLCPVELMKQVQEKMYMKVTSVYGLTETSPGMTQTRIDDSFEARCKTVGYEFEFTEVKVLDPETGEECPVGVQGEMCNRGYNTMKGYYKNPGATAEVIDKNGFLHSGDLGIKDEDGNYRITGRIKDMIIRGGENIYPREIEEFLYKLPGVKDVQVAGVPSEKYGEEVGAFIILHEGVDMQTSDVREYCKDKISRYKIPKYVFFINEFPMTGSGKIQKFKLKEMSLKLCEEQGIQII is encoded by the coding sequence ATGCAGTTATTTGACAGAACCTTGGGGCAGTGGCTGGAGCACTGGGCTGAGGTAACTCCCGATAAGGAATACATTGTTTATTCCGACAGAAACTTACGCTTTACCTGGAAGCAATTTAATGATCGTGTTGATGAAATGGCAAAGGGGCTTCTTTCTATTGGCGTAACCAAAGGTTCGCATGTAGGAATCTGGGCGACTAATGTGCCCGACTGGCTTACATATCTTTATGCCTGTGCCAAAATTGGTGCCATATATGTTACGGTTAATACCAATTATAAGCTGTCTGAATTGGAATATCTTTGCAAAAATTCAGATATGCACACATTATGCATTACCAACGGCGACAGAGACAGCGACTTTGTGGACATGGTCTATAAAATGTTGCCGGAACTAAAAACTTGCCAACGTGGACATCTGGAGAGCAAGCATTTTCCTGAAATGAAGAACGTGGTTTATATTGGTCAGGAAAAGTTGCGCGGAATGTATAATTCACAGGAAATACTTCTTCTTGGACGTAATATTGACAACAGCGGTCTGGATGAAGCTAAAAAGCAGGTTAATTGTCATGATGTTGTGAATATGCAGTATACCTCCGGTACTACTGGTTTCCCAAAAGGGGTTATGCTTTCTCATCATAATATTGCAAACAATGGCTATCTAACCGGTGAACATATGAAGTTTACGGCCGATGATAAGCTTTGTTGCTGTGTACCTCTGTTTCACTGTTTTGGGGTAGTACTTGCATCAATGAATGTGTTAACACATGGATGTACACAAGTAATGGTAGAGCGTTTTGATCCGTTGGTTGTGCTTGCTTCTATTCATAAAGAAAGGTGTACAGCTGTTTACGGTGTACCAACAATGTTCATTGCCGAACTCCATCATCCTATGTTCGATATGTTCGATCTTACTTCGCTTCGTACAGGTATTATGGCCGGATCACTCTGTCCAGTGGAACTAATGAAGCAGGTGCAAGAGAAAATGTATATGAAGGTTACAAGCGTTTACGGTCTTACAGAGACGTCGCCCGGTATGACTCAAACCCGAATAGACGATTCCTTTGAAGCCAGATGTAAAACTGTAGGTTATGAATTCGAATTTACAGAAGTAAAAGTTCTCGATCCTGAAACAGGTGAAGAGTGTCCAGTTGGTGTTCAAGGTGAAATGTGCAATCGTGGTTATAATACAATGAAAGGATATTATAAGAATCCCGGAGCAACTGCAGAGGTTATCGATAAGAATGGATTCCTTCATTCCGGAGATCTTGGAATAAAAGACGAGGATGGTAATTACCGTATTACAGGTCGTATTAAGGATATGATTATTCGTGGAGGTGAAAATATTTATCCTCGTGAAATAGAAGAGTTCTTATATAAACTTCCAGGAGTGAAAGATGTACAGGTTGCCGGAGTACCATCTGAAAAGTATGGTGAAGAGGTAGGTGCATTTATTATTCTTCACGAAGGTGTTGATATGCAGACATCTGATGTTCGTGAATATTGCAAGGATAAAATATCAAGATATAAGATACCTAAATATGTATTCTTTATCAACGAATTCCCAATGACGGGAAGTGGTAAGATTCAGAAGTTTAAGCTGAAAGAAATGAGCTTAAAGCTTTGTGAAGAACAAGGAATTCAAATTATCTAA
- the ahcY gene encoding adenosylhomocysteinase gives MSTKLFSELPYKVADITLADFGRKELDLAEQEMPGLMALREKYGESKPLKGARIMGSLHMTIQTAVLIETLVALGADVRWCSCNIYSTQDHAAAAIAAAGVPVFAWKGETLEEYWWCTLQALTFPGHQGPTVIVDDGGDATMMIHCGYDAEKDASFLDNEVSAEDEKQLYAILKNVLKEDNGIWGRMVPEIRGVSEETTTGVHRLYQMKEEGKLLFPAFNVNDSVTKSKFDNLYGCRESLADGIKRATDVMIAGKVVVVCGYGDVGKGCSHSMRSYGARVIVTEIDPICALQAAMEGFEVMTMEDAASQGNIFVTTTGNIDIIRIDHIEKMKDQAIICNIGHFDNEIQVENLKNYPGIKCRNIKPQVDQYFFPDGHSILLLADGRLVNLGCATGHPSFVMSNSFTNQTLAQIELFQKKYEIDVYRLPKELDEEVARLHLEKIGVKLTKLTPEQAAYIGVSVDGPYKADHYRY, from the coding sequence ATGTCTACAAAATTATTCTCTGAACTGCCTTATAAAGTGGCAGACATTACGCTTGCAGACTTTGGTCGCAAGGAACTCGATTTGGCAGAACAAGAAATGCCCGGGCTTATGGCTCTTCGCGAAAAGTATGGAGAATCTAAACCTCTGAAAGGTGCTCGTATTATGGGCTCGCTTCACATGACTATCCAGACTGCAGTGTTAATTGAAACATTGGTTGCTTTGGGTGCAGATGTTCGTTGGTGCTCATGTAATATATATTCTACACAAGATCATGCAGCTGCTGCTATTGCTGCTGCCGGAGTTCCTGTTTTTGCATGGAAAGGTGAAACTTTGGAAGAATATTGGTGGTGTACACTTCAGGCTTTAACATTCCCAGGTCACCAGGGACCTACAGTGATTGTTGACGATGGTGGTGATGCTACCATGATGATTCATTGCGGATATGATGCAGAAAAAGATGCTTCTTTCCTTGATAACGAAGTTAGCGCTGAAGATGAAAAGCAATTATATGCTATTCTGAAGAATGTATTGAAGGAAGATAACGGTATCTGGGGACGTATGGTACCTGAAATTCGTGGTGTTTCTGAAGAAACAACAACAGGTGTTCACCGTTTGTATCAAATGAAGGAAGAAGGAAAGCTTCTGTTCCCTGCATTTAACGTAAACGACTCTGTTACTAAATCTAAGTTCGATAACCTATATGGTTGCCGCGAATCTTTGGCAGATGGTATCAAACGTGCTACAGATGTTATGATTGCCGGTAAGGTAGTTGTTGTTTGTGGTTATGGTGATGTTGGTAAAGGATGTTCTCACTCAATGCGTTCTTATGGTGCAAGAGTTATCGTTACTGAAATAGATCCTATCTGTGCACTTCAGGCTGCAATGGAAGGTTTCGAAGTAATGACAATGGAAGATGCCGCTAGTCAGGGAAATATCTTTGTTACAACTACAGGTAATATTGATATTATCCGTATTGATCATATCGAAAAGATGAAAGATCAGGCTATTATCTGTAACATTGGTCACTTCGACAATGAAATACAGGTTGAGAATCTGAAGAACTACCCTGGTATCAAGTGCCGCAACATCAAACCACAGGTTGATCAATACTTCTTCCCTGACGGACACTCTATTCTTCTTCTTGCTGATGGTCGTTTGGTTAATTTAGGTTGTGCAACAGGTCACCCATCATTCGTAATGAGTAACTCATTTACAAATCAAACATTGGCTCAGATTGAACTGTTCCAGAAGAAATATGAGATTGATGTTTATCGTTTGCCAAAAGAATTGGACGAAGAAGTTGCTCGTCTCCATCTTGAAAAGATTGGTGTGAAATTAACCAAGCTTACTCCAGAGCAGGCTGCTTATATTGGAGTATCGGTTGATGGCCCTTATAAAGCAGATCACTACAGATATTAA